AGCACCtgactgtcacacagacacacgcacgtacaagcacagagccacacacacacacacacacacacacagacatcccaTCTTAAttacagtcagacacacataaacaaccacacaaaggaacacacaagcacatggtctgacacacagacacaaaggtaTCTTATCTTGAGCACACGGTGAGatgcatgtacacacgcacacacagaaatgtacttgcacagtcagtcacacagacaaaaacatctCGTCTTATCAtaagcacacagacatacgtgtacacacacgtacacagaaaaatacaagcACGTGGTCAGTCGCACTGCATACAGTCACGCAAGAGAAGAAATAATACAAGCACACcgtctctctcgctcacacacacacacacacacacacacacacacacacaaaaacacctcTTCTTAAACGCACGGTCAGACACgcatacaaaaacacacgcagAAACATACAGGCAAACAGTCAGACGCACGATGTACAGAGAGGAATGTCTCAGCGCGTGGTCAGGTGCatgtgtacagacacacaggaacatacaaacacacagtcaggcaCACACAAACTACTCGTCCTCAACCGAAGGCGGGCACAATGCAGGGCTTTCACGAACCTTGCCCGCTACAACTGacatttgtattatttggtATGCTCAATGCCATCACACCTCTGACCTGATTCATTCGTCAATCCGGTGACTCTGAACAGAGTTCTGACAGGTTTACATGTCCCTCTAAGCTGCCCTCAAAACCAGCTcttattttaaagtgaaaagGTACAAATTATCTGACTGGAACCTCAATGAATTCAAACAGACTTGTACAAAATGAAAGTCAGGAATGCTTTCAGCTATAATTGTGCATGTCCTGCtaatgcatgaaaacaaaataaaaataaatgggcTAAGCTACTTACAAACGTAAGGGACGCTGGCCATTTCCTGACCAATTGCATCAAACCCTTTTGGCATTTCACAGTTCGACTGAATTTTTCAATTAACCTTTTGCTCTTAAATCCTCAGGCTtactgagagaggaaggaggggccGTGATGCAAGTGGGCACAGGAAACGCCAACAGCGCTGACACTAATGCAGGGTTCTTAAACTCCGCCTATCTCAGGGTACAGGGGTGGACCCAACTGGCTCCTTTCGGAGTCCAAAACTGAATCATACAGCTTCCAGCCCAAAAAGCTGCGCGTCGCCCTCCACACCGCTGGGCAGAAAGCCCATTGAGCCCTTATGGTTCTGTAGCTCACGTGAGACTGGCTGCCTGTGGGTATCTGAACACAGGCGTGGTGTTGAATGGAAAGACAGGGTGACAGAACCCATACTCCCACAACCCCCCTGCTCACGGCTGGGAGAACGGCGGAGCTGAAGGACCCTGCACCGCTTCTGCCCCTGCACTAGGGGGCGCCAGTGGCTGACCTGTCTGCCTCCTTCCGCCGGTCTCTGCTGGCCGcgtctcctctccccctgcccgTCCCGGGACCcgctgcccctcccctcccccgcgGAGGGACCCGGTCCCGACGCACGCCTTCCGCCTTGTTCTCGTCTGTAAGGAGAGCCCGACATTTAGGAAGGGGTAAAGGGGGCGGCGGCTGGAACTCCTGGGCAGCACTGCCTCATTCCCTGGCCTCGCGGCATCCTCCCCTGACCCACCGGTGATCAAAGCAGGCTTCTCCGTCACTGACCCCAGCTTCAACTGGTATTACATGCCGGGTCACCACCATCCCCAACTCAGCATCATGGCTGGCCATACGTGAcaaaaggggcagcagtgttgtaTAGTGGTActgagcagggcttgtaaccgaaaggttgctagttctACTCCActctggggcagtgctgttgtacccttgggcaagacacttaacccacaactgcctcagtacaacatccagctgtataaatgggtaaaatatacaaactgtaacctgtgcaagttgctctggacaagagcatctgctgaatgacaataatgtaatgcaatgtaatgtaagagaCTGTTGTTATGATAAACGCTGATGGGGTCAATTGCAACTCATCTTCCAATGCCGGGGGGTCATTTTACATGCAACCGTAACAGACTTGTGGCTTTGCTGAAATCAACCCCCTTCTCAAATACACGGCTACCACGTGGGTCTCATTACACTGCAAACCAGCAGGATTCAGGGTGTGACTTTTATTGACTCAGAGTTcaacagaggcacagagaacTGTGGGGGTGGCATGAGCATTTTCCCATGCTGTCGCAAATTACTACAGTAAAATGCTGAtgaatattctttaaaaataagaCACCATGTCCCCTTCCACCTTAATGTTCCTACACCTAGAATCCATGAACGCTTTCAACTGTCCACTGCAATGACACGTACTTATATCAACTGCTGtgactgaatgcattttaacgATTCATTCATACGCAGCACCGATCAGAGTAACCCCTATCACTGAAAATGCTGCGCAGAAAAAGCTGATATTTTCCTCCCCAGAAGGAAAGTTAAAATGTGCACCAGCACCTGTGGTTATTAAGTCCTCCAGCGCCAGCTCAGAGTGTAAATTTAAACACTAAGTGACGGCCATTTCCTGAGCGGCACAGATCGGTTTCCAGCGCACACAAACTGGCGGTACTCCGCACCGATTGGGCGAAACGTCTGCAAGCTGGTCACGTGACGGAGAAGAAAGCGGTCTTAAGGTGGGCTGGGATTAACCCTCCGAGTGCCGAGGGGCCGCGGGAGAGTGGAATGGAGCAGTGCTGGTCCGCAAAACACAGGGGGAGGCAAAGCGCAGGCAGACgcacccaccccacccaaacaccccccccctcccccttaaAGGAGCGACAGGAATGGACACCTCTCTGGATGTGTCCTTATCCTCCATTACCGATTcaaacagtatacagtatacatgcTATTTAagaggctgcagctgctgaCGAGGTccattttgtaatgtatttatcCCCTTGAcgtcagaccccccccccccccccccccccaattttcTCCACTGCGAGTGCTTTTCAATACACAAAAGACTGAAAGAAACCCACCGGAGGGGTGACGCGGACGTGTTTACAGTTCAGGGTGATTACACTGGCGGACACTGACGCAAAAATCTCAGTGGAGGGGTGACCCACAGCTGTGCAGTGGGCAGTTCACCGAGTTTTAGCGTAGAGGAGCCAGAACTCACTCTCCTGCTCCTACGCCCAGGGCGTGAGCCTTGGCCTGCTGGACCTGTCCACAGTGATGAGTGTGTGAACCCtgaaatgggtggagctgtcatCTGTCACCACTGACCGCTCATTTTAACAGGTTCCAATGTTTTAAACAACTGCATTCACAGAGTGAGTTTTACGGATCTTGAAGCTCGTTACTGAGGGTAACGAGTGTTCCAGTAACTTCACTGTGGAATCTGGCCTTCTGCTCAGTCCAGAAGGAacagtgccccctactggcacACCGTCACCACTTCTGGCAGCAGGCGGGTTTTCCCAGGAGGCCTCCAAGCACAATGCAGGAAAAAGGTACAAACAGATGCACTGCTGGTGATTGGTTCAGACAAGCCAGTGACAGCTATGAGGAGGGCGGAGCTTCGTACATCCCATTACGGATGGCACACCGTAATGACAGTTACACTCAGTCggactgcacagcacagcactgctctccacagcagaaCAGTATGCACAACTGATGGCAGTCACTGATGGAATATGACAGCTGCCCCCACTAAGGGGTTAACGAAACCTCGCCCATCACTCTCCGTTCTCAGTTAGTTCTGGCTTGTGTGTGTCACTCGGATCACTGGCGAGGGGTTGACCGTCCTTACCTTTACCTTTCACTGAGACTTTCTCATCAATGGAGCTCgagctgtggagagagagagacactcatCAGGCACCAAATACAATATCTCTAGTTAGGGATGATACCAAGGGAGCTTGCTATTATTCAACCACACAgcaaaaaatgctatttttactGCGCCATAATTATATTCAATTTACACTCTTtagagaaaaacagcagggtCTCAATACTGAAACGTTAACAGAAACAGAGTATTAACAAATTGGATTAATGGAAATGCACTTCCTTAGAatacacagcagaaataaaaataaaaatgtgacaagCAATTTAAAATTAAGGGTTATTAAGATTAGGGTTATGACCGCAGAGGGGGCTGACCTGCTGAGTTTCGGGGGCGTGTTGCTGctgggggagatgggggagCGGCCCTCGCCCTCAGAGGAGCCCCCGCTGATGGCGCTGCGCTTGGCCCACGCGTTCTCCTTGGGGGGCGGCGCCGGCACCACCTTTAAGGGCAGGCCCTCCTGCTTGGAGGGCGGGGCCCGGGTGCCCGGGGAAGGGGGGTCCTCCTCGCGGCCGCTGAACACCTCATTCTCCACCGAGCGCTCGCTCTCCCTACGCCGAGAGCctggaggagggaaggaggggtgtTACCATCCAAAACTGGATATAAGGGAATTTCTGATACAGCAAAGTGACCCTGGTTTAGGGCAACCTTGGCTGGTAGAGTGCCACAGATGTTACTGATTTTATTGTCCAATCGGTTCTCTTAATCACATAACTGGATCAATCATTGAAGTTAAACTGATGCAGGTGACCGTGCGCTCAAAATATTAAGTCTCTAAATCAACTCCATTAAATTAACGTAGAAATCAATCTGTTTACATGATTCAGAGCCTGGACTGGAGCAAAAACCAGAAGCGTCTCAGCGCTGTGGGACCGGGGTGGCCTAAGCCTAAGTCAACTCATATCCAAGATGGTGCACCACGAAACTGCGTAACAACTGCTGCCTTTAAACGGAACTGAGAGTGAAACTCCACAAGCTCTGACAAGGCCACCGACAGGTCTCCTGGCAACGGTCGGCGATCCCTTACCTCTGCCAGAAGTGCTGCCTGGCTGCgatgactcacttcctgtccgGGAACGCTCTGCAGGTTGGTCCTCGTTGCGCCAGCTTGGGTGCCtgaggggggtgaggaggaggaacacacaaaaaaaaaaccaaaatgaagcCAAATTTAGACTGTAGGGAGGCTTCAGTCTTCAAGGGTGTAGTAAAATAAGAGGCTTTTGGAAAGGTGGTGTCGTCATGGGTACAGAGGCGTCATCGTTTAAAAATGGAACCCCCAGGATCTTTAGcttttcatatttgcatgtattgctttttccccctcacaaaAAGCATGATGTCAATCAGCTTACATTTCCAATATTGACTTATCTCCAGCCTAGGACAGCTCCCAAGTTCCAAACCAATGCTGTAACAGGCATGCAGTGAGTGTTCCAGGCCCGGATCTGGGCAGACCGGCACACggctccctccttccccccagGGCCCTCACCTCTCCCGGGGCTTGCGCTCCGGTCCCCTGCCCTtgtcctcctccagctgtctctggagcttctcctgctccttcttcagcCGCTCCTCCACCTCCCGCTCCTTGGCCGCCGTGTCCACGGGTTTGGCCCCGCCGAAGATGGAGGCGGCGCGGCCCGTCTGGGCGGAGGGCGCCCCGCCCTGGTCCTCCTCCTTGGGCACGCTGCGGGGCTTCAGGTTCAGCTTGGGCCTCTGAGGGGGGCCTGCGCAGGGGAGGGGACGGGGTTAACGCACAGCGGGTTCGGCTGGCCGTTCTAACGCCTGCTCTCCGGCGCGTCGCATTTTAGAGCTGGTCTGCAGAGCGCCAGGTGGgtctctgctctgctcactGTGCATAAAGCCATGAAAAGCTGCCTGCGCTTAGCGTGTTAGCGCTGACCTCTCCTGGCTGGCTCTTTTTCGGAGGCCGattccctcacctctctcctcgCGCCTATCGTCCCGTCTCTCGAACCGGTCTTCACGGTCACCGTACCGGTCGCCATACCGGTCCCCGCTCCGGTAGTCATCACGCCGGTCGTCGTAGTCGCGACGGAAGCCGCTGCCAAACGGGCGCCGACCCCCGCTACGAGAGTCATAGCCTGGAGGGAGGGGTTaagcaggttaaaaaaaaaaaaaaaaaaaaaaaaaaacattaaattcagGCAATGTTTTATTCAATGAGATGTACTATGTAGGGGCACAAGGTACGTGCTCATAACTGAACAGACACTAAAACCCAACACACATTGATTATTTAGATGGTGCATCAGCTCATTCAGGTTTATCCGTTATATCCagatttttgtaaaattttgtaatttttataaTGCTAGAATCACATCTTTCCTCTGTGCTTGGATAACCATGAACTCTGTAGTACACTTTTTAACAGTGCAATGTGCAATATATCCTGTACTGTATATAGGAAGAGCATTACAGAATTGAGTTGTggtttttgaatgtgtgtttacaATAGGAGTGCTATGCGAGATCTCAGCTGTGTGCCACTGTCCAACTGCAGTTCGGACAGCAGCAGGTTACAGACACAGGATGTTTAAACTGACCTCTGTCGTAGTCTCTGCGGTCCCGGTCGTCGTAACGCTCGCGGTACCGGTCTCTGCCGCCGCCGTCGTAGCGGTCGTTGTCCCGGCGCGGGCCGTCTCGGTACCGGTCCGACTCGTAGCGGTCCCGTGaccctgcggggggggggggtatcagAACGGGTCAGCCACTGCGCGAGTGGCGGTGCGGGTCTTGACGGCGGCGCGGGCCGATCGGTACTCACGCTCCCCGAAGGCGTCGTCCCTCCGTGGCCCCTCATCGCTGTCACCGCTCGGTCGCGCCCGCCAGTCCGAGTCTGTCTTGTCGGGGCCGCCGTCGCCCCGGTTCCTGTCCCGCCCGGACATGGAGCGGTCCTCTCgctctgcggggggggggggggggggggagtttggaTCACACTTTAGTAAAGATGAAACGGACTCCCCCTGTGTGCTGGTGTTGGGGAATATCTGTCATAGCAGAGGTGCCTCAGCCACTCACAACTATCTCTATTACGCTGGGCCTTCCGTAGCACAGTGTCGTCctcagagaaaagagagggcCAGAGGGGGGACCTTCCACAGGGCTCAGTGTTTCTCACAGTGTTCACCCTACCACTTTAAGCACAGAGCAGAACTATGCTTATTCAGCTGGGATAATTAGCGCTATCTGGATTTTCACTGGGCCCTGGGGATGGGATTTCACACACGAAAAAGGGGGAGATTCGAAGATGAGGGTTGAACAGATTCATGTTTAACCAATACTAGATACCagcaccacagatattctacattATGCCCAGATATTGAGTTCCAGCATGCTTATGGTTTGTACTTCCTTTGTACTTCCTTATCTTGATTTCAGCTTGGTAACAGGAGAACAGGGTACTGTCTGTGTGGCTATGCTAATTATGAATCCTCTGAATTAGCCCATGCACCTTCAGGAACGGACCTTCATCACCTATGAGCACACCAGAGCACTTACAGCTTCAACAAACAGGAGAGCCAGAAACTTGTGaatgtgaagcacacagagttGACCATCTGGCCAATATATGGAATGTCTTGTGCTGCAATAAGCTGGTTCGAGTGTGAAGGGGCCTCTGTTTAAACCTATGATCTCTGTGAATATACGGCGAGAGGGGAAACATATGGTGCCCCTCGATCCACAGTCACGCAGAGGCTGACTGGTAAACCTCCATTCGCTTACCTTTCTCATTAGACTGGTCTGCAATGTCCACACGGATCCTCCGGTTCCCAAGATTCTGCAGGGAGTTCACAAGAGTAAAGTGAGACACAGaaagcaaacactgaaaaaggcAGCCTTGCTTTAAGTATCTAAGTTAAGAACTTCTTTCTGAAATGGTTAActtgcgccatctggtggtgCCAGGTGTTTTGTTcaattttctctgcctttttccagAAGCATTCAGTGGCCTGTGGTTGTATTATCCACTGGTTTGACATTTACACccaacaaactgaaaataatgcagGCTGGTAGGAATTAAACTGCCCCAAAACATCCAGCAACACATGACTTCTAGTAATTCATATGGTCTTTCAGTAGACTTGGTCATACTCTTGCAAAGAGAAAAAGCTCGCAAAACCGAAAAGGGAAACTGTCTAATTACCATACTTGCTTAGTAGAAAGCCTAAATCTAGGGTGAATGACAGATCTGACATTTCGcatgcatacattcatacagcctgatattaactgaagcaattcaggttttGTACCTTGTTTAAGATCCTTGACTAAAATAGCACAGCTCTGCCTACGATTCGAACATGCAACCCTCTGGATTCAAGTCCAAGCCCCTCACACTATTCTGCCTTAAAGGCACCGCCTTAGCCAACTCTGCAAATGAATGTGGGGgtttatcagaaaaaaataagactATTCAGGATTCAGGATTACAGTTAGCAGTCGAGGTCTCTAACTTCAATGCTACACTGATCTTCCTGAAGAGATCATTATTCTCATTCATATTCGCATTCAAATGCATATGACAACACTTGATTCTACTCCACTGAAGGGTAAATGACACACTGAAATGCCTTCCACAAAACGCCTGCATAATCCCAGCACTGAGAGTCCACCATTGGACTCTGCTCATTCACACCAATGACCAAAGCCTGAACTTTGCTTGCAAATTACTGTATCAGCCATTCATAGCGCACTGGCTACTGTGTCTCCAACATTTTATCACAATCAttcttttattaaaattatgatGAAACAAATTCAGATTACAACATTGCACTCACTTCTCTTCCCTTAGTAAATGAGGCAGAATTAAAAGCAGCCGAATtcattgtttcaaaataaaatgatcattttttctAAATCACTACAAAGCACACTCTTGGACACAAGAATAAATAGTGCATATGACTTTCTCTTACGTGCAGCTAAAAAAGAGACTTATTACCAGACCAAGCTTGTGTCAGTGTATCCACAGCAGGGAAAAACCAGCATTATGCATTAAAGAAAACCAGTCATTGCCTGCTTCATAAATGTGTGGACAATTTAAAGTCATAAACTGGAGCTATGGACACAGCCAACAAGTTCCAGCAAGCCATTTGCCAACCAGTCAGGCTGTGCTTTCCCTTTGACTGGCGGAGTAGAGTGACGTTTTGGGCGCATTTGAGAGGGGCTGGTggactgaacccccccccccccccagcatgtGACTCACCTCCTCATTGAGGCTGAGGGCCCGCAGGAGGGAGTCCACGTCGTCAAACTCGGCGTAGCCGAAGCCCTTCAGCCGCTCCGGGTTACTGGGCTCTCGCGGGAGACGCACGGCGCTGATCTGCAGAGAGGGGCGCAAGGGAGCTGGGGGTGAGGGGCGCACCATGGAGACACTTCCAAAATGGGATAGCAATGCACGCTCACTTTTCCTCACTTCAGATGCTCACAATCAACACATACCGCTCATTTGTAACAACATACACTGTTACACTGCCTTAAGTAAGAACCAACAGAATTATACTGAGCCAGAGTCTGTGTGGGGAGAAAAGGGACATTAGCACCTGgaattaaaacattattatagttttaaaaaattaaacaataaaagaacataaaaaacCCTTCCTGGTACCCGCTTCCCTCCCAGCCGCAGAGCACacagaagaaacacacactgcctctAAGCCACGTAACCTGCGGCCATGTTTACACCAGAGAGAGGCGCTGTGCCAACGAGTATCACTGACTCTGTAATGCTACACACCGCAGCACTACTTAACACAGCTAAATATAAGCTTGCGGTCTCAAATACAACTCGGCGCTGCGTCCAAATGCTGGGAACAACAATGCCAAACCCTCTGAGCACCTAGGAAAATGTATTCTGAACAGCAGCTAGGTGGCACGTAGTCTCTAACTAGAGTCCAGCaagattttgatatttttcttaTAAGACGTTCGGGACCATGTCAACaatataactgaataaatactAAAAATCCACCATGAAAAGTGTAACTAGCAGCTCTGCTCGTGCTATGGATTTTGCAATAGAGATGACGTACGGCACACTGTGCCATGACATTGTTTTATCTTGAGGGCAGAAAAACGTTACATACGTTAGGGTTCCCGTATATTTAGCTTATCTGACCAGCGCAGCCatgaagcagagaggggaagtATACATGACTGTGCAGAGGTTCTTCATCAAGTATGGAATACGCTCACTTACCATGGTATTTAgattaaatatacaaatgacaaaaaaaaggttACACACATCATTGCTGGGCCCTCCCTCAAACATTAAACCACCTCTTGCTTCTCTCTGATTTGCAGGGGCACCTGTGACCGGACCGGTGAGCGGCTCTGTGACACTCACACTGAGTCCGCGGAAGAAGTCCTTGATGGAGTCCTCGGTGACGTCGTAGGGGAGGTTCCCCAGGAAGGCCGTGTAGGGGGGGCTGCGGGGCAGGCGCGACCGGTCCACGTTCGGCTCCCGCGCGGCCCGGGGGGCCGTGGGCAGGATGGAGCGGTCGATGGGAGGGGCACGGTAAATATCATCCTCTGTGTGCCAGGAGGTGGAGACTAagggggaggagtgggggagacacagggggaggggtgatTCAAATAAGATGCAGTAGTCTCACATAAATCCCACATGCTGCACATCTCCAGATACTTATAAGAAGCTGGAGGGGTGTGGTTCTGCACATCCCTCAATCTCATCCAATGAGCAATCTGCTCTTATTTAAGTCTCATTTAACAGTCACCAgtttcaaacatgaaaaactggAATTGAAAAGAGACAtagggaggtggtggtggtggtggggggtgccGAGGAGGTATTGCTCCCTGTTCCTTACCGTCACCTTCCAGGTCATCTGTCTCATCTGCCCAGCTAGTGGGCTTGGTGGGGGGGTAGCTTGGGGGGGCACTGCCCCCGCTGTCCTCCGCAAGGAAATCagtcagggtcagggtcttccccttcttattcttcttcttaGCTGCACAGGCGGAGTCAGAGAGAGGTTAACAAAACGTTAACGCGCTTTCAAAAACATGACCAACACACTGTCTCTGAAGACTCTGAAGAAGGACATTAAGTTAATGTTTGACTTAACAGTAGATTCGACAAACTATGAATGTTCTTTAATCAGCAAAAATTTAACACCTGAAACAGGTGTGGTTAAGTGCTATTGCATCAAAATTGATTCTTGGAAAGGCACATAGCCCCGCCCCCAGCTGGCTAGGccaacatttacaaatgaacacGCAGTCACAGTTGCTCAACACGACGTGGGAACTCAAAAGTCCCCATCGATTTTGACAGCTGAGGGCAAAGATGATGTGCACGCACATTTCCCAGGaagaggacagaaagaaaatacaggCAAATGCAGAAATTTGGCAAAATGCTGAGACAACAATGATTGTTCCGCAGTTTCACAAAACTCCTTGGCTtcgcttaaaaaaaaaaaaaaaacctcaggcACCCCTGTAACAGCAGACCAATTGATAATGTTAAAAAACCTGAGTCTCTTTAACATTTCTACCTTTAAGGCTGTGATATTGAGTCTACCCAATGAGCACTGCTGCAGAGCCGTGTTGTGATACCCAGTCCGTCTGACAGGGGAGAGGCACAAAGGGACAGTCAGACAGGTGAGCAACAGGTGACACTTCATTTATACGATTTTGACTATCTTGAGGAGATAGGCAAACACACCGACACCCCCAGTCCTAAAGCAATAGGTCTGTGTGTGGGCTATggcagtggttctcaaactgGGCTGGAGAACTCCACAGGGTTTTCTGAGATGTCTCCAGGGAAACATTCACAGAATGTGTGAGTTTAATTCAAGACTTtatttcctgctgttttcatgAAATGCTGCTCAATGTGTTTGAGTTTCTGATACTCAGGAGTGCACTTACAATTGGCCAAAGAGCACACCCACGTACCATTAACGACACATCATTGTCATCTCCCCCTTTACATCTTAGACACAATCCATACAAATGGTGAGCACTCTGACGTCATCTAAATCCTCACTCTGTTGCTCGAAGGACTGTTATTCGAATATAGAAAAAGCACCTAAACTATAAAA
This portion of the Megalops cyprinoides isolate fMegCyp1 chromosome 7, fMegCyp1.pri, whole genome shotgun sequence genome encodes:
- the eif4ba gene encoding eukaryotic translation initiation factor 4Ba isoform X3, with translation MAASAKKKNKKGKTLTLTDFLAEDSGGSAPPSYPPTKPTSWADETDDLEGDVSTSWHTEDDIYRAPPIDRSILPTAPRAAREPNVDRSRLPRSPPYTAFLGNLPYDVTEDSIKDFFRGLSISAVRLPREPSNPERLKGFGYAEFDDVDSLLRALSLNEENLGNRRIRVDIADQSNEKEREDRSMSGRDRNRGDGGPDKTDSDWRARPSGDSDEGPRRDDAFGERSRDRYESDRYRDGPRRDNDRYDGGGRDRYRERYDDRDRRDYDRGYDSRSGGRRPFGSGFRRDYDDRRDDYRSGDRYGDRYGDREDRFERRDDRREERGPPQRPKLNLKPRSVPKEEDQGGAPSAQTGRAASIFGGAKPVDTAAKEREVEERLKKEQEKLQRQLEEDKGRGPERKPRERHPSWRNEDQPAERSRTGSESSQPGSTSGRGSRRRESERSVENEVFSGREEDPPSPGTRAPPSKQEGLPLKVVPAPPPKENAWAKRSAISGGSSEGEGRSPISPSSNTPPKLSSSSSIDEKVSVKGKERTAEENETSDQHQSQRNTRSLPALNSAPPVSTPRC
- the eif4ba gene encoding eukaryotic translation initiation factor 4Ba isoform X1 is translated as MAASAKKKNKKGKTLTLTDFLAEDSGGSAPPSYPPTKPTSWADETDDLEGDVSTSWHTEDDIYRAPPIDRSILPTAPRAAREPNVDRSRLPRSPPYTAFLGNLPYDVTEDSIKDFFRGLSISAVRLPREPSNPERLKGFGYAEFDDVDSLLRALSLNEENLGNRRIRVDIADQSNEKEREDRSMSGRDRNRGDGGPDKTDSDWRARPSGDSDEGPRRDDAFGERSRDRYESDRYRDGPRRDNDRYDGGGRDRYRERYDDRDRRDYDRGYDSRSGGRRPFGSGFRRDYDDRRDDYRSGDRYGDRYGDREDRFERRDDRREERGPPQRPKLNLKPRSVPKEEDQGGAPSAQTGRAASIFGGAKPVDTAAKEREVEERLKKEQEKLQRQLEEDKGRGPERKPRERHPSWRNEDQPAERSRTGSESSQPGSTSGRGSRRRESERSVENEVFSGREEDPPSPGTRAPPSKQEGLPLKVVPAPPPKENAWAKRSAISGGSSEGEGRSPISPSSNTPPKLSSSSSIDEKVSVKGKDENKAEGVRRDRVPPRGRGGAAGPGTGRGRGDAASRDRRKEADRKDGRRERDFRPAPEPKKYEESPSPKFSSASKYAALLMDGEQGDEAEDNGE
- the eif4ba gene encoding eukaryotic translation initiation factor 4Ba isoform X2 is translated as MAASAKKKNKKGKTLTLTDFLAEDSGGSAPPSYPPTKPTSWADETDDLEGDVSTSWHTEDDIYRAPPIDRSILPTAPRAAREPNVDRSRLPRSPPYTAFLGNLPYDVTEDSIKDFFRGLSISAVRLPREPSNPERLKGFGYAEFDDVDSLLRALSLNEENLGNRRIRVDIADQSNEKEREDRSMSGRDRNRGDGGPDKTDSDWRARPSGDSDEGPRRDDAFGERSRDRYESDRYRDGPRRDNDRYDGGGRDRYRERYDDRDRRDYDRGYDSRSGGRRPFGSGFRRDYDDRRDDYRSGDRYGDRYGDREDRFERRDDRREERGPPQRPKLNLKPRSVPKEEDQGGAPSAQTGRAASIFGGAKPVDTAAKEREVEERLKKEQEKLQRQLEEDKGRGPERKPRERHPSWRNEDQPAERSRTGSESSQPGSTSGRGSRRRESERSVENEVFSGREEDPPSPGTRAPPSKQEGLPLKVVPAPPPKENAWAKRSAISGGSSEGEGRSPISPSSNTPPKLSSSSSIDEKVSVKDENKAEGVRRDRVPPRGRGGAAGPGTGRGRGDAASRDRRKEADRKDGRRERDFRPAPEPKKYEESPSPKFSSASKYAALLMDGEQGDEAEDNGE